A genomic stretch from Mycobacterium paraterrae includes:
- a CDS encoding MMPL family transporter, whose product MLQRIALFALAGPRRIVAAAVLVFVAAAVFGLPVAKSLSAGGFQDPASESAQATKLLSDKFGQSDQQLVLVITAPAGAQSEQARSAAVDIVNQVQRSDGVYNVVSAWTGPGAAASPSHLTADLVSRDGKSGLVVANLKGGENTAQIYAKQIASRVVHDRDGVTVRAGGVAMVYSQINHQNERDLLLMESLAIPLSFLVLVWVFGGLLTAALPICLGGLAIVGSMSVLRLISFGTDVSTYALNLSSALGLALAIDYTLLIISRYRDELADGSAPDEALVRTMATAGRTVLFSATTVALSMAVLVLFPMYFLKSFAYAGVATVAFVAVAAIVVTPAAIVLLGPRLDALDVRRLGRRVFGRPDPGPKPVERLFWYRSTKFVTRRAVPIGLAVVALLSVLGLPFFGVKWGMPDDRVLPTSASAHAVGDQLRHDFADDSATAVSVVVPDVRGVRPGDLSRYAADLSRLADVSAVSAPTGTFVAGKQVGPPSAATGVDKGSAFLTVASKAPLFSTASDTQLDRLHAVPGPAGQPVQLAGMAQINRDSVHAIIARLPLVLGLIGAITFALLFLLTGSVLLPLKALVCNVLSLTAAFGALVWIFQDGHLGAMGTTQSGTLVANIPVLLFCVAFGLSMDYEVFLVSRIREYWLTAVASHPVPPDHRTQRADNDEAVALGLARTGRVVTAAALVMSISFAALIAAQVSFMRMFGTGLTLAVLADATLVRMVLVPAFMHVLGRWSWWAPKPLAWLHERFGISESDPVAPPATADPAAGRHRRTDQDPAEAAAYTAATVADGS is encoded by the coding sequence ATGTTGCAGCGGATCGCACTCTTTGCCCTTGCTGGGCCCAGGCGCATAGTCGCAGCCGCTGTCCTGGTCTTCGTGGCGGCGGCGGTCTTTGGACTTCCCGTGGCCAAGAGTTTGTCCGCCGGCGGTTTCCAAGATCCGGCCTCGGAGTCAGCGCAGGCGACCAAGCTGCTCTCCGACAAGTTCGGGCAAAGCGATCAACAGCTGGTTTTGGTGATCACCGCGCCGGCCGGGGCGCAAAGCGAGCAGGCGCGCAGTGCCGCCGTCGACATCGTCAACCAGGTCCAACGCTCCGACGGGGTCTACAACGTCGTCTCGGCATGGACGGGCCCGGGTGCGGCCGCCAGTCCTTCCCACTTGACCGCCGACCTGGTGAGCCGAGACGGCAAGTCCGGACTGGTCGTGGCGAACCTCAAGGGCGGCGAGAACACTGCGCAGATCTACGCCAAGCAGATCGCGTCCCGCGTTGTGCACGACCGCGACGGCGTCACGGTTCGTGCTGGCGGAGTGGCGATGGTTTACAGCCAGATCAACCATCAGAACGAGCGCGACCTGTTGCTGATGGAGTCGCTGGCAATCCCGCTCAGCTTCCTGGTGCTGGTCTGGGTGTTCGGCGGCCTGCTGACCGCGGCGTTGCCGATCTGCCTGGGCGGCCTGGCCATCGTGGGCTCAATGTCCGTGTTGCGATTGATCAGCTTCGGCACCGACGTGTCGACCTATGCGCTGAATCTGAGCAGCGCGCTGGGCTTGGCACTGGCGATCGATTACACCCTGTTGATCATCAGTCGTTACCGCGACGAGTTGGCCGACGGCAGTGCGCCGGACGAGGCCCTGGTCCGAACTATGGCCACCGCGGGCCGCACGGTGCTGTTCTCGGCGACCACCGTGGCGTTGTCGATGGCCGTGCTGGTGCTGTTCCCGATGTACTTCCTCAAGTCGTTCGCTTACGCCGGGGTGGCGACCGTCGCTTTTGTCGCGGTGGCCGCGATCGTGGTGACACCGGCGGCGATCGTGTTGCTCGGCCCGCGACTCGACGCGCTGGACGTGCGTCGGCTCGGGCGCCGGGTTTTCGGTCGGCCTGACCCCGGGCCCAAGCCGGTCGAGCGATTGTTCTGGTACCGGTCGACCAAGTTTGTGACGCGGCGGGCGGTGCCGATCGGTCTGGCGGTGGTCGCGTTGCTGTCGGTGTTGGGACTTCCGTTCTTCGGCGTGAAATGGGGAATGCCCGACGATCGGGTGCTGCCGACGTCGGCGTCGGCACACGCAGTGGGCGACCAACTGCGTCACGATTTCGCTGATGACTCGGCGACTGCGGTGTCTGTAGTCGTCCCGGATGTTCGAGGGGTGCGTCCGGGCGACCTCAGCCGCTACGCCGCTGACCTGTCACGGCTGGCCGACGTCTCGGCCGTCTCGGCGCCCACTGGCACGTTCGTGGCTGGCAAACAGGTGGGCCCGCCCTCGGCGGCCACCGGAGTGGACAAGGGCAGCGCGTTCTTGACGGTGGCCAGCAAGGCGCCACTGTTCTCGACCGCGTCCGACACGCAACTCGACCGGCTGCACGCTGTGCCCGGTCCGGCGGGTCAGCCGGTTCAGCTGGCCGGGATGGCCCAGATCAACCGCGACAGCGTGCACGCCATCATCGCCCGGCTGCCCTTGGTGCTCGGTCTGATCGGCGCTATCACGTTCGCGCTGTTGTTCTTGCTCACCGGCAGTGTGCTGCTGCCGCTGAAAGCGTTGGTGTGCAACGTTTTATCGCTGACGGCAGCATTCGGTGCACTGGTGTGGATCTTCCAAGACGGCCACCTCGGAGCGATGGGCACCACGCAGAGCGGCACGCTGGTGGCCAACATCCCGGTGCTGTTGTTCTGTGTCGCCTTCGGTCTGTCGATGGACTACGAGGTCTTCCTGGTCTCCAGAATCCGCGAGTACTGGCTGACCGCGGTGGCGTCGCATCCGGTTCCCCCGGACCACCGCACCCAGCGCGCCGACAATGACGAGGCGGTGGCGCTCGGGCTGGCTCGCACCGGCCGCGTCGTCACTGCCGCCGCGCTGGTCATGTCCATCTCGTTTGCGGCGCTGATCGCTGCGCAGGTGTCCTTCATGCGTATGTTCGGCACCGGGTTGACCCTGGCCGTGTTGGCCGATGCCACGCTGGTACGGATGGTGTTGGTGCCGGCGTTCATGCACGTGTTGGGCCGCTGGAGTTGGTGGGCGCCCAAGCCGCTGGCATGGCTGCACGAACGATTCGGGATCAGCGAGTCAGACCCGGTGGCTCCGCCGGCGACCGCCGACCCGGCGGCCGGACGTCACCGCCGAACCGACCAGGATCCGGCCGAAGCCGCCGCCTACACCGCCGCGACGGTCGCTGATGGCAGCTGA
- a CDS encoding CaiB/BaiF CoA transferase family protein: protein MAGPLTGLRVIELAGIGPGPHAAMILGDLGADVVRVDRPGASGSDPMLRNRRFVIADLKSDEGRDLVLKLVAKADVLIEGYRPGVTERMGLGPDDCAKVNERLIYGRMTGWGQTGPRSKQAGHDINYISLNGVLHAIGRAGEKPVPPLNLVGDFGGGSMFLLLGILSALFERQTSGKGQVVDAAMIDGSSVLVQMMWGMRALGLWTDERGTNMLDTGAPYYDTYECADGRYVSVGAIEPQFYAEMLAGLGLNPEDLPGQNDRSRWPELRAAFTQAFAGKDRDHWAKVFADSDACVTPVLAFGEVETEPHITERNTFYQAGNGLQPLPAPRFSRSQPGRPKPPGQPGADTEAVVADWV from the coding sequence ATGGCAGGTCCGCTGACAGGTTTGCGAGTAATCGAGCTCGCCGGGATCGGGCCCGGCCCGCACGCCGCGATGATTCTGGGCGATCTTGGCGCCGACGTGGTCCGCGTCGACCGGCCGGGCGCCAGCGGCTCCGACCCGATGTTGCGCAACCGCCGGTTCGTCATCGCCGACCTCAAGTCCGACGAGGGCCGCGATCTGGTGCTCAAGCTCGTCGCGAAGGCCGACGTGCTGATCGAGGGTTACCGGCCGGGCGTCACCGAACGGATGGGACTGGGCCCGGACGACTGCGCGAAGGTCAACGAGCGGTTGATCTACGGCCGGATGACCGGCTGGGGGCAGACCGGCCCGCGCAGTAAGCAGGCGGGCCACGACATCAACTACATCTCGCTGAACGGCGTGCTGCACGCGATCGGCCGGGCGGGCGAGAAGCCGGTGCCGCCGCTGAACCTGGTCGGTGACTTCGGGGGCGGGTCGATGTTCTTGCTGCTCGGCATCCTCTCGGCGCTGTTCGAGCGGCAGACCTCCGGCAAGGGTCAGGTCGTCGACGCAGCCATGATCGACGGATCCTCGGTGCTGGTGCAGATGATGTGGGGGATGCGCGCCCTCGGGCTCTGGACCGACGAGCGCGGCACCAACATGCTCGACACCGGAGCGCCCTATTACGACACCTACGAATGCGCCGACGGCCGCTACGTTTCGGTGGGCGCAATCGAGCCGCAGTTCTACGCCGAGATGCTGGCCGGCCTGGGGCTGAACCCCGAGGACCTGCCTGGGCAGAACGATCGCAGCCGCTGGCCCGAGCTGCGGGCGGCCTTTACACAGGCGTTCGCCGGCAAGGACCGCGACCACTGGGCCAAGGTCTTCGCCGACTCCGATGCCTGTGTAACACCGGTGTTGGCGTTCGGGGAGGTCGAGACCGAGCCGCACATTACCGAGCGCAACACCTTCTATCAGGCGGGCAACGGGCTGCAGCCGCTGCCCGCGCCGCGGTTCTCCCGCTCCCAGCCGGGCCGGCCTAAGCCGCCGGGCCAGCCCGGAGCCGACACCGAGGCCGTCGTGGCCGACTGGGTATAG
- a CDS encoding enoyl-CoA hydratase — protein sequence MTAIDSGIDALAPVDGLVVSLADGVLSVTIDRPDSLNSLTLPVFEGLADAMEQAAHDPRVKVVRLGGAGRGFCSGAGMSADDVAGTGPGDELIMAANRVVRAITALPRPVVAVVQGAAAGVGVSIALACDLVLASEKAFFMLAFTKIGLMPDGGASALIAAAIGRIGAMRMALLAERLPAADALAAGLISAVYPVDEFEAEVDKVVSGLLSGPVVAFAKTKQAINAATLTELEPTLQRELEGQSILLNSHDFREGARAFQQRRSPAFTDS from the coding sequence ATGACCGCTATCGATTCCGGGATCGACGCCCTCGCACCCGTCGACGGACTGGTCGTCAGCCTCGCCGACGGCGTGCTGTCGGTGACGATCGACCGCCCGGACAGCCTGAACTCGTTGACGCTGCCGGTGTTCGAGGGACTCGCCGACGCGATGGAGCAGGCGGCCCATGATCCGCGCGTGAAAGTCGTCCGCCTCGGCGGCGCCGGCCGGGGCTTTTGCTCCGGAGCGGGCATGAGCGCCGACGACGTGGCCGGCACCGGTCCCGGCGACGAGCTGATCATGGCGGCCAACCGGGTGGTGCGGGCGATCACCGCGCTGCCACGCCCCGTCGTCGCTGTGGTTCAGGGTGCCGCCGCGGGTGTCGGGGTATCCATCGCCTTGGCCTGTGACTTGGTATTGGCTTCGGAGAAGGCGTTCTTCATGCTCGCCTTCACCAAGATCGGGCTGATGCCCGACGGCGGCGCTTCGGCGCTGATCGCAGCCGCGATCGGCCGGATCGGCGCGATGCGGATGGCACTGCTGGCCGAGCGACTGCCCGCCGCCGACGCGCTGGCCGCCGGACTGATCAGCGCGGTCTACCCGGTCGACGAATTCGAGGCCGAGGTCGACAAGGTGGTCTCCGGCCTGCTGTCCGGACCGGTGGTGGCGTTCGCCAAGACCAAGCAGGCGATCAACGCCGCCACGTTGACCGAGTTGGAGCCGACACTGCAACGGGAGCTCGAAGGTCAGTCGATTCTGCTCAACTCGCACGACTTTCGCGAAGGAGCACGGGCGTTCCAGCAGCGGCGGAGCCCCGCGTTCACCGATAGCTAG
- a CDS encoding CPBP family intramembrane glutamic endopeptidase, giving the protein MSDVNSQPSALEEIRRGIVNVAVPHNEPPGVVRRRRVVVAVVLVLGVASLGLALRERPGEPAFYWWTLALAGIWAAGAFLSGPLHLGGACWRGRNQRPVVSGTTIGLLLGGVFIVGGLIVREIPAVAGYVTRLLHYTDQGSWRLTMAIALLAAVGEELFYRGALYTALGRHHPLLISTTIYVIATWASSQNPMLAFAAIILGTVCAFERRATGGVLAPILTHFVWTLVVLLGLPPLFGL; this is encoded by the coding sequence ATGAGTGACGTGAATTCCCAGCCCAGCGCTTTGGAAGAGATTCGGCGCGGAATCGTCAATGTCGCTGTGCCGCACAACGAACCGCCCGGCGTCGTGCGCCGCCGGCGAGTGGTGGTCGCGGTGGTGCTGGTGCTCGGCGTCGCCTCGTTAGGCCTGGCTTTGAGAGAGCGTCCCGGCGAACCGGCGTTCTACTGGTGGACGTTGGCCCTGGCCGGCATCTGGGCGGCAGGCGCGTTTCTCTCCGGACCGCTGCATCTCGGCGGCGCGTGCTGGCGCGGCCGCAACCAGCGCCCAGTGGTCAGCGGTACGACGATCGGACTGCTGCTCGGCGGCGTGTTCATCGTCGGCGGTCTGATCGTTCGCGAGATTCCGGCGGTGGCAGGCTACGTCACGCGGTTGCTGCACTACACCGATCAGGGGTCCTGGCGGTTGACGATGGCGATCGCGCTGCTGGCCGCCGTGGGTGAAGAGTTGTTTTACCGTGGGGCGCTCTACACCGCGCTGGGACGCCATCACCCGTTGCTGATTTCGACCACGATTTATGTCATCGCGACCTGGGCCAGCAGCCAGAACCCCATGCTCGCGTTCGCGGCGATCATCCTCGGCACGGTCTGCGCGTTCGAGCGCCGGGCCACCGGTGGTGTGTTGGCGCCGATCCTGACTCACTTCGTCTGGACGCTGGTCGTCCTGCTGGGTCTTCCGCCGCTGTTCGGGTTGTGA
- a CDS encoding NAD(P)H-binding protein — protein MRILVTGATGYVGSRLVTALLGAGHRVVAATRNPARLARFGWHDDVLPVEFDATDADSVKAAMVESGPIDVIYYLVHAIGQPEFRDVDRAAAGNVAAAAKDAGVRRIVYLGGFVPCDEGLSEHLTSRAEVAEALSIDGGPELVWLGAAVIFGAGSTSFEMLRYVADRFPVIPVPAWMSNPIDPISIRDVLHYLVAAADSDLVPAGAYDIAGPDTTSYRELLRSYARISGTWQAGLPVWGIDTTLASWVTALALPVPDGLAADLVESLDYPMRASGSGLRELVPDPPGGLLSIDEAIRRSLSKRKPRPVDRLADPHHLADSDPAWAGGDALRLRRLACAVTPAIARPGLGLVDIMPGPIAGALRTALEILITLAPKVRLDE, from the coding sequence GTGCGAATCCTGGTGACCGGCGCGACAGGATATGTAGGGTCACGGCTGGTCACAGCGTTGCTCGGAGCCGGACATCGCGTGGTGGCGGCGACCCGCAACCCGGCCCGGCTCGCCAGGTTCGGCTGGCACGACGACGTGCTGCCGGTCGAGTTCGACGCCACCGACGCCGACTCCGTGAAGGCGGCGATGGTCGAAAGCGGACCGATCGATGTCATCTACTACCTGGTGCACGCGATCGGGCAGCCCGAATTTCGCGACGTCGACCGGGCGGCGGCCGGAAATGTCGCCGCCGCTGCCAAGGACGCCGGCGTACGGCGCATCGTGTACCTCGGCGGCTTCGTCCCGTGCGACGAGGGCCTGTCCGAGCACCTGACCAGTCGTGCCGAAGTCGCCGAGGCGCTGAGCATCGACGGCGGGCCCGAACTGGTCTGGCTAGGCGCCGCGGTCATCTTCGGCGCGGGGTCGACGTCATTCGAGATGCTGCGCTATGTCGCCGACCGCTTCCCGGTGATTCCGGTGCCGGCGTGGATGAGCAACCCGATCGACCCGATCTCGATCCGCGATGTCCTGCATTATCTCGTGGCGGCGGCCGACTCCGACCTGGTTCCGGCCGGCGCGTATGACATCGCCGGCCCGGACACCACGTCGTATCGCGAGCTGCTCAGGAGCTACGCGCGGATCAGCGGTACCTGGCAGGCCGGTCTGCCGGTCTGGGGTATCGACACCACGCTGGCATCGTGGGTGACCGCGCTCGCTTTGCCGGTGCCGGACGGCCTGGCGGCCGATCTGGTCGAGTCACTCGACTATCCGATGCGGGCCAGCGGTAGCGGACTGCGCGAGCTGGTTCCCGACCCGCCGGGCGGTCTGCTGTCGATCGACGAGGCGATCCGGCGCTCGTTGTCGAAGCGCAAGCCACGGCCTGTCGATCGGCTCGCCGACCCACATCATCTCGCCGACAGCGATCCGGCCTGGGCGGGCGGCGACGCGCTGCGGTTGCGGCGGCTGGCGTGTGCCGTCACTCCGGCGATCGCCCGGCCCGGTCTGGGCTTGGTCGACATCATGCCCGGTCCGATCGCCGGGGCGCTCCGGACGGCACTGGAGATCTTGATCACGCTCGCGCCGAAAGTGCGATTAGATGAGTGA
- a CDS encoding type III polyketide synthase, with product MSELQEITGDTTPAPSIAAVAVEFPPYQVSQAEAMSGLTGFGGPDFERFGASAGVEKRRIAMPLANYGTLTGFTEANDIFIETALTLGERAILAALDSAEVKPEDVDVVFSTTVTGLAVPTLEARLANRLGLRPDVKRVPLFGLGCVAGAAGVARMHDYLRAFPKQVSVLLAVELCSLTLQRDDLSVANLVAASLFGDGAAAVVAKGAARTSTGPRVLDTRSRIYPETEDVMGWDIGSNGFKIKLSTEVATVAEKYVGEDVRNFLAEHGLTPDDISTWVCHPGGPKVIEAIENTLDLPVHAMDHTRNSLRENANLSSVSVLDVLSRNLAQPPAPGSFGLMIAMGPAFCSELVLLGW from the coding sequence GTGTCTGAATTGCAAGAGATAACTGGCGACACGACGCCGGCCCCGTCCATCGCGGCCGTCGCGGTCGAATTCCCGCCGTATCAAGTCAGTCAGGCCGAAGCCATGTCCGGCCTCACCGGATTCGGTGGCCCAGACTTCGAGCGTTTCGGCGCCAGCGCGGGAGTGGAGAAACGCCGAATTGCCATGCCGCTGGCCAACTATGGCACGCTGACCGGGTTCACCGAAGCCAACGACATCTTCATCGAGACGGCGCTGACGCTCGGCGAGCGTGCCATCCTCGCGGCGTTGGACTCCGCCGAGGTCAAGCCCGAAGACGTCGACGTCGTGTTCTCGACCACGGTGACCGGGTTGGCAGTGCCCACCCTGGAAGCCCGGTTGGCGAATCGACTCGGGCTGCGCCCCGACGTGAAGCGGGTGCCGCTGTTCGGTTTGGGTTGTGTGGCCGGCGCCGCAGGCGTCGCCCGCATGCACGACTATCTGCGGGCGTTCCCGAAGCAGGTGTCGGTGCTGCTCGCCGTCGAACTGTGCTCGCTGACCCTGCAGCGGGATGACCTCTCGGTGGCTAACTTGGTGGCGGCCAGCCTGTTCGGCGATGGTGCGGCCGCCGTCGTCGCCAAAGGAGCGGCACGAACCTCGACCGGTCCCCGGGTGCTGGACACCCGCAGCCGGATCTACCCCGAAACCGAAGACGTGATGGGCTGGGACATCGGCAGCAACGGTTTCAAGATCAAGCTCTCCACCGAGGTGGCGACCGTCGCCGAGAAGTATGTCGGCGAAGACGTCCGCAACTTCCTGGCCGAACACGGGCTCACTCCAGACGACATCTCGACGTGGGTCTGTCACCCCGGCGGGCCGAAGGTCATCGAGGCCATCGAAAACACCCTGGACCTGCCCGTACACGCCATGGACCACACTCGTAACTCGTTGCGCGAGAACGCGAATCTGTCGTCGGTGTCGGTGCTCGACGTGCTCAGCCGGAACCTGGCCCAGCCGCCGGCGCCTGGGTCTTTCGGATTGATGATCGCGATGGGCCCGGCGTTCTGCTCAGAACTCGTCCTGCTCGGTTGGTAG
- a CDS encoding isoprenylcysteine carboxyl methyltransferase family protein, with protein MYYLLILAVGIERVAELVVSKRNARWAFANGGKEFGRNHYPVMVTIHTALLLGCVLEVWALHRPFLPWLGWPMLALAVLTQVLRWWCITTLGHRWNTLVIVLPEAPLVRQGPYRWLHHPNYVAVVVEGFALPLIHTAWLTALCFTVANALLLTVRIRVENAALGYA; from the coding sequence GTGTACTACCTGCTGATCCTGGCTGTGGGGATCGAGCGCGTGGCCGAGCTGGTCGTTTCCAAGCGCAATGCCCGGTGGGCTTTTGCCAACGGCGGCAAGGAATTCGGGCGCAACCACTACCCGGTGATGGTTACTATCCACACCGCGCTACTGCTCGGGTGCGTCCTCGAGGTGTGGGCGCTGCACCGGCCGTTTCTCCCGTGGTTGGGCTGGCCGATGCTGGCGTTGGCCGTGCTGACCCAGGTGCTGCGGTGGTGGTGCATCACAACGTTGGGGCATCGGTGGAACACGTTGGTGATCGTGCTGCCCGAGGCGCCGTTAGTGCGTCAGGGACCCTACCGTTGGTTGCACCACCCCAACTACGTGGCCGTCGTCGTCGAGGGCTTCGCGCTGCCGCTGATCCACACCGCCTGGCTGACCGCGCTGTGCTTCACGGTGGCCAACGCGCTGCTGCTCACGGTACGGATCCGGGTAGAGAACGCAGCGTTGGGCTACGCGTGA
- a CDS encoding NAD(P)/FAD-dependent oxidoreductase, whose translation MTYDADLLIVGGGPGGLATALHARRQGLSVIVAEPRETPVDKACGEGLMPGGLAELTALGVDPAGLPFRGIAYLDERRRAEALFRGGPGRGVRRTTLHAAMAARAKEQDTEWVSIRITDVSQDATGVTAGGLRARWLVAADGLHSHVRSAVGIGAVAGTPRRYGVRWHFSLPAWSDFVEVYWSPLGEAYVTPVEPDLVGVAILSSGQPDLDWFPRLAKRLRGAPRTRARGCGPLRQVVSRRVAGRVLLVGDAAGYEDALTGEGVSLAVKQARAVVAAIVDGNPSSYEATWRRITRDYRLLTRALVLTTASRVGRRAVVPATSKLPAVFDLAVNTLAR comes from the coding sequence ATGACGTACGACGCTGATCTGCTGATCGTCGGCGGCGGACCCGGTGGGCTCGCCACCGCGTTACACGCTCGCCGGCAAGGGCTTTCGGTGATCGTGGCCGAACCGCGGGAGACCCCGGTGGACAAGGCCTGCGGTGAGGGCTTGATGCCCGGCGGCCTAGCCGAGCTGACGGCGCTGGGTGTCGACCCGGCGGGCCTCCCCTTTCGCGGCATCGCCTACCTCGACGAGCGCCGACGTGCGGAGGCCCTGTTCCGCGGCGGGCCTGGTCGCGGCGTACGGCGCACCACGCTGCACGCCGCGATGGCCGCTCGCGCCAAAGAACAAGACACCGAATGGGTTTCGATCCGGATCACCGATGTCTCGCAGGACGCGACCGGCGTCACGGCCGGCGGTCTTCGGGCCCGATGGCTGGTGGCCGCCGACGGACTGCACTCCCACGTGCGGTCGGCAGTCGGGATCGGCGCGGTCGCCGGAACACCGCGGCGCTACGGCGTGCGCTGGCATTTCTCCCTGCCGGCGTGGTCGGATTTCGTCGAAGTGTACTGGTCACCGCTGGGCGAGGCCTACGTGACACCGGTCGAGCCCGACCTGGTCGGCGTCGCGATTCTGTCGAGCGGGCAACCTGACCTCGACTGGTTCCCACGACTCGCGAAGCGGCTGCGTGGCGCTCCGAGGACCCGGGCCCGCGGCTGTGGCCCACTGCGGCAAGTGGTTTCGCGAAGGGTGGCCGGACGCGTGCTCCTGGTCGGCGACGCCGCGGGATATGAGGACGCGCTGACCGGCGAGGGCGTCAGCCTGGCCGTCAAGCAGGCCCGCGCGGTGGTCGCCGCGATCGTCGACGGCAATCCGTCGTCTTACGAAGCGACTTGGCGGCGGATCACGCGCGATTACCGACTGCTCACCCGCGCTCTCGTGTTGACCACAGCGTCACGCGTCGGGCGTCGCGCGGTCGTTCCGGCGACTTCGAAGCTGCCCGCTGTATTCGACCTCGCGGTGAATACGTTGGCGCGCTGA